From the Calliopsis andreniformis isolate RMS-2024a chromosome 4, iyCalAndr_principal, whole genome shotgun sequence genome, one window contains:
- the LOC143178226 gene encoding tubulin monoglutamylase TTLL4, whose protein sequence is MLGDLGHPDPSKPENTPNRCAATSTSRGMINLDRDEDWVTYERITEAAILRKFRGELPGRLLAPSRPIAKSADVLRGKIPTSKNRSTGLGNGFQRNEWAEDTFNARGDGDKAEDVASLWMRKSLFPHVPPYVLFHSYDEKRAEQLPKDFAKLLKWKVTTYMPKILVRILVNSGYQLVIKGNDWSGVWFPCSSDNSRFQRLQGFQKVNSIPGSQNLGNKDLLWTNLSRMMRKFGSHEYNFMPKTFVLPQDTRKLEGIWLKYSGGHTWIIKPPCSGRGQGIRIIDQWWEIPKWHSMVVQRYISRPRLINSTKFDLRVYVLVTGINPLRIYIYKEGLVRFASVRYLRGMNLNDKFMHLTNTSVNKQNPEYVMNDGINSFKGHKWSFGSLWSYLKEEGVDEAKLWSRIKDIVVKTLIATESSMHSAVSKNLTSNYTCYELYGFDVLLDESFKPWLLEVNALPSLQTDSPLDRAIKGPLVRDVLNMAGYQVPRCDQLSDVRKRRYNSIAHDDRLYSKILTVREKVKQEEINALKTRKEYLDRILDKLTRDDLRQLVRYEDELTQIGNFEKIFPTNQSHSYLRYFEVERYYDRLLHAWEYRYSNKRNEGINMLKKFCERMLHIQQSYSD, encoded by the exons ATGCTGGGTGACCTCGGCCATCCCGATCCAAGCAAACCTGAGAACACGCCCAATCGGTGCGCGGCTACTAGCACCTCCCGCGGAATGATTAACCTCGATCGCGATGAAGACTGGGTGACTTACGAGAGGATAACCGAAGCTGCCATTTTGAGGAAGTTCAGAGGAGAATTACCTGGACGTCTACTAGCTCCCTCGCGTCCCATCGCCAAGTCAGCTGATGTGCTGAGAGGGAAGATACCCACGAGCAAGAATCGAAGCACTGGTTTGGGGAATGGGTTCCAGAGGAACGAGTGGGCAGAGGATACTTTCAATGCAAGAGGGGATGGAGATAAAGCTGAGGATGTTGCCTCCTTGTGGATGAGGAAGAGCCTCTTCCCACATGTCCCACCTTATGTTCTCTTTCACAGTTATGATGAGAAAAGGGCGGAACAGTTGCCCAAGGATTTTGCTAAGCTTCTCAAGTGGAAGGTTACCACTTACATGCCTAAAATATTAGTCAGAATTTTGGTGAACTCGGGCTACCAGCTGGTGATCAAGGGGAACGACTGGTCTGGGGTTTGGTTCCCCTGCTCTAGCGATAACTCGAGGTTCCAGAGGCTGCAGGGCTTCCAGAAG GTGAATAGTATACCTGGGTCGCAGAACCTAGGCAACAAAGACCTACTGTGGACCAACCTGAGCAGGATGATGAGGAAGTTTGGCTCTCACGAATACAATTTCATGCCCAAGACTTTTGTCCTGCCTCAAGACACTCGCAAGTTGGAGGGAATTTGGCTAAAATACAGCGGTGGCCACACGTGGATAATTAAGCCACCATGCTCGGGTCGCGGCCAGGGCATCAGGATCATCGACCAGTGGTGGGAGATACCGAAGTGGCACTCTATGGTCGTTCAGAGATACATCTCTAGACCGAGACTGATAAACAGTACGAAATTCGACCTGCGAGTTTATGTTCTGGTAACTGGCATCAACCCATTGAGAATCTACATTTATAAGGAAGGCTTGGTGCGATTTGCCTCGGTCAG GTACCTTCGAGGCATGAACCTGAACGACAAGTTCATGCACCTGACCAACACCAGCGTGAATAAGCAGAATCCTGAATACGTAATGAACGATGGAATCAACTCGTTCAAAGGCCACAAGTGGTCCTTCGGGAGTTTATGGAGCTACTTGAAGGAGGAAGGGGTGGACGAGGCTAAGCTGTGGTCCAGGATCAAGGACATCGTCGTAAAGACGCTGATAGCTACCGAATCGAGCATGCACTCGGCCGTTTCGAAGAATCTGACCTCGAATTACACTTGCTACGAATTGTACGGGTTCGACGTGCTACTTGACGAGAGTTTCAAGCCGTGGCTGCTCGAAGTCAACGCTCTGCCTTCGTTACAGACCGACTCGCCACTCGACAGGGCTATTAAG GGTCCCCTTGTCAGGGATGTCCTAAACATGGCTGGCTATCAGGTCCCCAGGTGCGATCAACTTTCTGACGTACGTAAAAGAAGGTACAATTCCATAGCTCACGACGACAGGTTGTACAGCAAGATACTGACTGTTCGTGAAAAAGTGAAGCAAGAGGAAATCAATGCCTTGAAGACTCGCAAAGAGTACCTAGATCGAATTCTTGATAAGCTGACGAGGGACGATTTAAGGCAGCTCGTTCGTTACGAAGACGAGTTGACTCAAATAGGAAATTTTGAGAAAATATTCCCCACTAATCAATCGCACTCCTATCTGAGATACTTCGAAGTGGAAAGATATTACGACCGATTATTGCACGCCTGGGAATATCGTTACTCTAATAAGAGAAACGAAGGGATTAATATGCTGAAGAAATTCTGTGAGAGGATGCTGCATATACAGCAATCATATTctgattaa